From Thermodesulfobacteriota bacterium, one genomic window encodes:
- a CDS encoding ABC transporter substrate binding protein, whose amino-acid sequence MVFASVGHSLAADITAIKSLDIKPYRSAITGFKSTVSAKVTEYVIRHKNSKGETEEELIFLIRDGESELIFTLGTDALDLIQKEFHDIPVVFTFVLNPNGVMGRDWDSSRSNFHGISMNVPPDKQLDVLKKVMPGVKRVGVVYDPSKTKELIDTALKAAEELGLHLVANKVSTGTEAIDAVNLMAGRVDALWMVPDTTVTTPASIDYMLRFSKKRSIPIIGISEKYVKNGALFALSFDSEDVGRQAGEIAEVLLSGKKLGGATRLYSPRTLKLSINIATAKNMGIRIPKKLVRTADRVY is encoded by the coding sequence ATGGTCTTCGCATCCGTCGGGCACTCTCTTGCGGCAGACATCACGGCCATCAAGAGCCTTGACATCAAGCCCTACAGGAGCGCGATCACCGGCTTTAAATCGACCGTCTCCGCAAAGGTTACCGAGTATGTTATACGGCATAAGAACTCAAAGGGTGAAACCGAAGAGGAACTGATATTTCTCATAAGGGACGGAGAGTCTGAGCTTATCTTCACCCTCGGCACGGACGCCCTGGACCTGATACAGAAAGAATTCCACGACATCCCGGTGGTATTTACTTTCGTGCTGAACCCAAACGGCGTAATGGGAAGGGACTGGGATAGTAGCAGGTCGAACTTCCATGGGATAAGCATGAACGTGCCGCCCGATAAGCAGCTCGATGTGCTTAAAAAGGTCATGCCTGGTGTAAAGCGGGTGGGTGTGGTCTATGACCCATCAAAGACAAAAGAGCTTATTGACACTGCGCTGAAAGCCGCCGAAGAACTCGGCTTGCATCTCGTTGCGAACAAGGTCTCAACCGGCACCGAGGCCATCGACGCCGTAAACCTTATGGCCGGCAGGGTAGACGCCCTGTGGATGGTACCGGATACCACGGTAACAACCCCCGCATCTATCGATTATATGCTCCGCTTCTCAAAGAAGAGGTCAATACCAATCATCGGCATATCCGAGAAGTATGTTAAAAATGGCGCGCTCTTCGCCCTTTCATTTGACAGTGAGGATGTTGGAAGGCAGGCGGGTGAGATAGCGGAGGTCCTTCTGAGCGGAAAGAAGCTGGGTGGTGCCACTCGCCTTTACTCGCCGAGGACGCTCAAGCTCTCTATCAACATCGCTACGGCGAAGAATATGGGGATCCGTATCCCCAAAAAACTTGTAAGGACCGCCGACAGGGTTTATTAA